A region of Ferruginibacter albus DNA encodes the following proteins:
- a CDS encoding DUF4266 domain-containing protein, with product MKAFFTYLLLIIIAASCTTVKEYQKNKLNDAEMQLSARKVQKNEINFQNYREGASGANGGKTGGGCGCN from the coding sequence ATGAAGGCGTTTTTTACATATCTACTATTGATCATTATTGCAGCTTCCTGCACAACAGTAAAAGAATATCAGAAAAATAAATTGAACGATGCTGAAATGCAGTTAAGCGCACGCAAGGTCCAAAAGAATGAGATCAATTTTCAAAATTATAGAGAAGGGGCATCGGGAGCAAATGGCGGAAAGACAGGAGGTGGATGCGGATGTAATTAG
- the ligD gene encoding DNA ligase D, producing the protein MLAKETKQSFDDKDWLFEIKWDGYRAIAEINGTDTKLYSRNGISFLQRYPLVTNELKKIKHAAILDGEVVVLNEQGRSDFQKLQDYENNTHFPMCYYVFDLLSLNSLSTTELPLIERKKLLKKIIPKNPIIKFSDHIIENGNSFFKAAIQKELEGIMAKKMNGLYLTGTRSSEWLKIKHHNTDDVIIVGYTEPTGARRYFGALVLAIAKTGELIYAGHTGSGFNEKSLKEVYEKLQPLIIDRSPFTQKVKTNMPVTWVQPKYVCEVKFTEWTKDGRMRHPIFLHLREDKTINDMLSLKKKNSTKPAATSNENEIAFGKIKVAITNRNKLYWPKEKITKGMMIDYYQSMADYILPYLKDRPESLKRNPNGISDKGFFHKDAGTDAPSWIKSKKIYSESAEKEIDYIICNDKATLAYLNNLGCIELNPWNSTIQSPDKPDYMIIDIDPSEKNTFDQVIETALQFKKVLDKAKAGAYCKTSGATGLHIFVPMQKKYNYEEVKNFAHILCRLVNEQLPQFTSLERNLQKRGSNKIYLDYLQNRRGQTISSAYSLRPVKGASVSTPLQWKEVKKGLSPADFTIANILPRVKKLGDIFKPVLGKGVDIKKCLSYLE; encoded by the coding sequence TGAAATAAAATGGGATGGTTATCGAGCCATAGCAGAAATAAACGGCACTGATACCAAACTATACTCCCGCAACGGTATCAGCTTTCTTCAACGCTATCCTTTAGTAACAAATGAATTAAAGAAAATAAAACATGCAGCCATATTAGATGGTGAGGTAGTAGTATTGAATGAGCAAGGCAGATCTGATTTTCAAAAATTACAGGATTATGAAAACAATACTCATTTCCCAATGTGCTATTATGTTTTTGATCTGCTCTCTTTAAATAGCCTGAGCACAACAGAATTGCCTTTAATCGAAAGAAAAAAATTATTAAAAAAAATAATCCCAAAAAATCCGATCATTAAATTCTCTGATCACATTATAGAAAACGGCAACTCATTTTTTAAAGCCGCTATACAAAAAGAACTGGAAGGCATTATGGCAAAAAAGATGAACGGCTTATACCTTACTGGTACACGCTCATCAGAATGGTTAAAAATAAAACACCACAACACGGATGATGTAATTATAGTTGGATATACTGAACCCACAGGCGCACGCCGGTATTTCGGCGCTTTGGTATTGGCAATAGCGAAAACCGGAGAATTAATATACGCAGGTCACACAGGTTCAGGCTTCAATGAAAAATCACTGAAAGAAGTGTATGAAAAATTACAACCCTTGATCATCGACCGATCGCCTTTTACACAAAAAGTTAAAACAAATATGCCGGTTACATGGGTGCAACCAAAATATGTTTGTGAAGTAAAATTTACCGAATGGACAAAAGACGGAAGAATGAGACACCCTATTTTTTTACATTTAAGAGAAGACAAAACCATTAATGATATGTTATCGCTAAAGAAAAAAAACAGTACAAAACCTGCAGCAACAAGCAATGAAAATGAAATTGCTTTTGGAAAGATCAAAGTTGCTATTACTAACAGGAACAAGTTGTATTGGCCTAAAGAAAAAATCACCAAAGGCATGATGATAGATTATTATCAATCAATGGCGGATTATATTTTACCTTATTTAAAAGACAGGCCAGAATCGCTGAAACGCAACCCCAACGGAATTTCTGATAAAGGTTTTTTTCACAAAGATGCCGGAACCGATGCGCCATCATGGATAAAATCAAAAAAGATATATTCAGAATCTGCTGAAAAAGAAATCGATTATATTATTTGCAATGACAAAGCAACGTTAGCTTATTTAAATAATCTCGGATGCATTGAATTGAATCCATGGAACTCAACCATTCAATCTCCCGACAAGCCCGACTATATGATAATTGACATTGATCCTTCTGAAAAAAATACATTTGACCAGGTTATTGAAACTGCTTTACAATTTAAAAAAGTACTGGACAAAGCTAAAGCAGGTGCGTATTGCAAAACATCCGGGGCAACAGGCTTACATATTTTTGTGCCGATGCAAAAAAAGTACAATTATGAAGAAGTAAAAAACTTTGCTCATATTCTATGCAGGTTAGTAAATGAACAACTACCACAATTCACCAGCCTTGAACGTAATCTTCAAAAAAGAGGTAGTAATAAAATTTATTTAGATTATCTGCAAAACAGAAGAGGACAGACTATTTCATCAGCCTATAGTTTACGTCCTGTAAAAGGGGCAAGTGTTTCCACTCCTTTACAATGGAAAGAGGTTAAAAAAGGATTAAGTCCTGCAGATTTTACCATTGCCAATATTTTACCAAGAGTTAAAAAATTAGGAGATATTTTCAAGCCCGTATTAGGCAAAGGTGTTGACATAAAAAAATGCCTAAGCTATTTAGAATAG
- a CDS encoding universal stress protein: MDKILIALDFGPSAEIVATSGKELANAMNAKIVLLHIVSDIAYYSSPEYGPIMGFTGFNNVSAIEAAEHLKDLAKDYLDRSKKFLDDDTIETVVEEGNAADVILQVAKESKASIIVMGTHSRRGLEKILIGSVAGSVLNKSTTPLFIVPTKKE; the protein is encoded by the coding sequence ATGGATAAAATATTGATCGCCCTGGATTTTGGACCTTCCGCAGAGATAGTTGCAACCAGTGGAAAAGAATTGGCAAATGCCATGAATGCAAAAATTGTTTTGCTGCATATTGTTAGTGATATAGCCTATTATTCTTCTCCGGAATATGGGCCAATAATGGGTTTTACCGGATTTAACAATGTAAGTGCAATTGAAGCTGCAGAACATTTAAAAGACCTGGCAAAGGATTATCTTGACAGATCAAAAAAGTTTTTAGATGATGACACGATAGAGACAGTTGTAGAAGAAGGAAATGCAGCTGATGTGATCTTACAGGTTGCCAAAGAAAGTAAAGCAAGTATAATTGTGATGGGTACGCATAGCAGGAGAGGATTGGAAAAAATACTGATTGGAAGTGTTGCCGGAAGCGTATTAAATAAATCAACAACTCCCTTATTTATTGTTCCTACAAAAAAAGAATGA
- the panB gene encoding 3-methyl-2-oxobutanoate hydroxymethyltransferase, protein MSSVKKEIKRITTNTLQKMKASGEKISMITAYDFSFAKIFDGAGIDIILVGDSASNVIAGHETTLPITLDQMIYHAGAVVRGVDRCLIVVDLPFGSYQSNSEIALASSIKIMKESGAHSVKLEGGEEAIDSVKKIVGAGIPVMGHLGLTPQSIYKFGTYIVRARENSEAEKLKRDALLLQEAGCFAIVLEKIPADLAKEVSKSLSIPTIGIGAGGDCDGQVLVMHDLLGINTEFKPRFLRQYLNLSEQITTAVKQYVADVKSNDFPNKSESY, encoded by the coding sequence ATGTCAAGCGTAAAAAAAGAAATAAAACGTATTACCACCAATACACTCCAAAAGATGAAAGCTTCAGGAGAAAAGATATCCATGATAACAGCGTATGATTTTTCGTTTGCAAAAATTTTTGATGGAGCAGGTATTGATATCATACTGGTGGGAGATAGCGCCAGCAATGTAATTGCAGGTCATGAAACAACATTACCGATAACACTGGATCAAATGATATATCATGCAGGGGCCGTTGTTCGTGGTGTTGATCGTTGCCTGATAGTAGTAGATCTTCCGTTTGGTTCTTATCAATCTAATTCAGAAATAGCATTGGCATCTTCTATTAAAATAATGAAAGAATCTGGTGCACATTCAGTTAAGCTGGAAGGCGGTGAAGAAGCGATTGATTCAGTAAAAAAAATTGTAGGGGCAGGTATTCCCGTTATGGGGCATTTGGGATTAACTCCCCAAAGCATTTATAAGTTCGGAACCTATATTGTAAGGGCAAGGGAAAACAGCGAAGCAGAAAAATTAAAACGTGATGCCTTATTATTACAGGAAGCCGGTTGCTTTGCGATAGTATTGGAAAAAATTCCCGCTGACCTGGCAAAAGAAGTAAGTAAAAGCTTAAGCATACCAACCATCGGCATTGGCGCCGGTGGCGATTGTGACGGACAGGTATTGGTAATGCACGACCTGCTGGGAATTAATACAGAATTTAAGCCACGGTTTTTACGCCAGTATCTTAATTTAAGTGAGCAAATAACAACGGCAGTGAAACAATATGTGGCGGATGTAAAATCAAATGACTTTCCTAATAAAAGCGAATCCTACTAA
- a CDS encoding pyridoxamine 5'-phosphate oxidase family protein, which yields MLTKDEPIEFVRKKIQDIKIAKFHGEINSPLPLPDNIINTLRTDEDGNILFFTSCNGHYAPHIDKTFYATLEYYHKGNDFYLHIEGKASIIEDEEREFAATSSNYDMILIKLKIVKAEYFENKNIVGATFKETMKNFMTELFFSNAHRQFTF from the coding sequence ATGCTTACAAAAGATGAACCCATTGAATTTGTCAGAAAAAAAATTCAAGATATAAAGATTGCCAAGTTTCATGGAGAAATAAATTCCCCCTTGCCACTTCCCGATAATATCATTAATACATTGCGAACAGATGAGGATGGGAATATTTTGTTTTTTACTTCCTGCAACGGGCATTATGCACCCCATATAGATAAAACTTTTTATGCAACATTGGAATATTATCATAAAGGCAACGATTTTTATTTACATATAGAAGGAAAAGCAAGTATAATTGAGGATGAAGAAAGAGAGTTTGCCGCCACATCAAGCAACTACGATATGATCTTAATAAAGTTAAAAATAGTAAAAGCAGAATATTTTGAAAACAAAAATATTGTGGGCGCTACTTTTAAAGAAACCATGAAAAATTTTATGACGGAATTGTTTTTCTCAAACGCTCATCGCCAATTTACTTTTTAA
- a CDS encoding DUF72 domain-containing protein, which yields MKWKIGCSGFHYEDWQGIFYPADLARNKWFEHYSKEFKTLELNVTFYRFPQLKFLQDWYTKSQKEFRFSVKVPRQITHFKQLKESEALLKDFYDVIRKGLKNKLGPVLFQFPPSIHYSKEFLQRIIDNVDPSFKNVVEFRHHSWWNGEVYTQLAKHKITFCGISYPNLPADVIQNTSVVYYRFHGVPELYRSEYAQEDLENFVMDLHETTKVKDVYVYFNNTIQAAAIRNAEWLNEYVRELKEIAPDGMVFGF from the coding sequence ATGAAATGGAAAATAGGTTGCTCCGGATTTCACTACGAGGATTGGCAGGGAATATTTTACCCGGCAGATCTGGCCAGGAACAAATGGTTTGAACATTACAGCAAAGAATTTAAAACATTGGAATTAAATGTTACTTTTTACCGCTTCCCGCAATTAAAATTTCTACAGGATTGGTACACTAAAAGTCAGAAGGAATTTAGGTTTTCAGTGAAAGTTCCAAGGCAGATAACACACTTTAAGCAGTTGAAGGAATCAGAAGCTTTATTAAAAGATTTCTATGATGTCATTCGTAAAGGATTAAAAAATAAACTGGGTCCTGTATTATTTCAGTTCCCACCATCCATACATTATTCAAAGGAATTTTTGCAGAGAATAATTGATAATGTTGATCCATCGTTTAAGAATGTGGTAGAATTTCGCCACCACAGCTGGTGGAATGGGGAAGTATATACTCAACTCGCCAAACATAAAATTACATTTTGCGGTATCAGTTATCCGAATTTGCCTGCGGATGTAATTCAAAATACATCAGTAGTTTATTATCGTTTTCATGGAGTTCCGGAATTGTACCGGTCGGAATATGCGCAGGAAGATCTTGAAAACTTTGTGATGGATCTGCATGAAACAACAAAAGTGAAAGATGTGTATGTTTATTTTAACAATACCATTCAAGCTGCTGCTATACGAAATGCAGAATGGTTAAATGAATATGTCAGGGAATTAAAAGAGATAGCGCCTGATGGTATGGTATTTGGGTTTTAA
- a CDS encoding DUF4142 domain-containing protein: protein MHPNKCNILFLAIVLIACVNRRKETDTIKVSDKQNEEKFDSSSLQHNAAFVANAVNSNLFEIRLNDMAQTYASSIAVKQLAKNISNDFNKANEEIQNIAAKENISIPEKMSDEFRNKYGDIQKKTGTDLDSSYIALSLNDHNSIIQQYQYQINNGTDSIVKMWTTRQLPILQKHLVSLQQILSGFQKN, encoded by the coding sequence ATGCACCCGAATAAATGCAACATATTATTTTTAGCAATTGTTCTAATAGCTTGTGTAAACAGGAGAAAAGAAACCGACACCATTAAAGTATCTGACAAGCAAAATGAAGAAAAATTTGACAGCTCTTCCTTGCAACATAATGCCGCTTTTGTTGCCAATGCTGTTAATAGTAATCTATTTGAGATAAGGCTGAATGATATGGCACAAACTTATGCCTCCTCTATTGCAGTAAAACAGTTGGCAAAAAACATCTCCAACGATTTTAATAAAGCAAATGAAGAGATACAAAACATCGCCGCTAAGGAAAACATCAGCATTCCTGAAAAAATGAGTGATGAATTTCGAAATAAATATGGCGATATACAAAAGAAAACAGGGACAGATCTTGATAGCTCTTATATCGCATTATCGTTGAATGACCATAACTCCATTATTCAACAGTACCAATATCAAATCAATAATGGAACCGATAGCATAGTTAAAATGTGGACCACACGCCAGTTACCAATTCTTCAAAAGCATCTTGTTTCTTTACAGCAAATTTTAAGCGGCTTTCAAAAAAACTAA
- a CDS encoding type 1 glutamine amidotransferase domain-containing protein, producing the protein MKTLDNKRVAILTDNGFEEVELTAPKKALEDAGAKVDIVSLQKGKVKGWDHDHWSIDLPVDVDLVEAKTEAYDALMIPGGVINPDIMRRHNEYISFAQEFLESGKPVAAICHGPQLLIETGLISGKHITSFPSIRRDIINAGGYWKDEEVVTDNGLVTSRSPEDIPAFNKKMIEEIAEGQHDPEFDSEGSVLHNR; encoded by the coding sequence ATGAAAACATTAGATAATAAAAGAGTTGCTATCCTTACGGATAATGGCTTTGAAGAAGTAGAGCTTACTGCACCGAAAAAAGCGTTGGAAGATGCAGGTGCAAAGGTTGATATTGTATCCTTGCAAAAAGGAAAAGTAAAAGGCTGGGATCACGATCATTGGTCAATCGATCTGCCTGTTGATGTTGACCTGGTGGAAGCAAAAACAGAAGCTTATGATGCATTGATGATACCGGGAGGTGTAATAAATCCTGATATCATGCGGCGACACAATGAATATATTTCTTTTGCACAGGAATTTTTAGAAAGCGGTAAACCGGTAGCAGCTATTTGTCATGGACCGCAATTATTAATTGAAACAGGTTTAATAAGTGGAAAGCACATTACTTCTTTTCCTTCAATTAGAAGAGACATAATCAATGCGGGCGGTTATTGGAAAGATGAAGAAGTGGTAACAGATAATGGATTGGTTACAAGTCGCAGCCCCGAAGATATTCCAGCATTTAATAAAAAAATGATCGAAGAAATAGCCGAAGGGCAACATGATCCGGAATTTGACAGTGAGGGGAGTGTATTGCACAATAGATAA